From Callospermophilus lateralis isolate mCalLat2 chromosome 5, mCalLat2.hap1, whole genome shotgun sequence, a single genomic window includes:
- the LOC143398947 gene encoding olfactory receptor 2W3-like, translated as MDRTNSSTQSHFILLGFSDRPHLERVLFVVILVAYLLTLVGNSTIILVSRLDSRLHKPMYFFLTHLSFLDLSFTNSSIPQLLYNLSGRDKTISYVGCVVQLFLFLGLGGVECLLLAVMAYDRFVAICKPLHYMTIMHPQLCLGLVSVAWGCGMANSLVMSPVTLRLPRCGHNKVDHFLCEMPALICMACVNTAAIEGTVFFLAVGIVLSPLVFILVSYGHIVRAVFRIQSSSGRHRIFNTCGSHLTVVSLFYRNIIYMYMQPGSRSSQDKGKFLTLFYNIVTPILNPLIYTLRNKEVKGALRRLLLKNRKGGKE; from the coding sequence ATGGACAGGACCAATAGCAGCACCCAGAGCCACTTCATCCTCCTGGGTTTCTCTGACCGCCCCCACCTAGAGAGGGTCCTCTTTGTGGTCATCCTGGTAGCCTACCTGCTGACCCTGGTGGGCAACAGCACCATCATCCTAGTGTCTCGGCTGGACTCCCGGCTCCACaagcccatgtacttcttcctcaccCACCTGTCCTTCCTGGACCTCAGCTTCACCAACAGCTCCATCCCCCAGCTGCTCTACAACCTGAGTGGCCGTGACAAGACCATCAGCTATGTGGGCTGCGTGGTCCAGCTCTTCCTCTTCCTGGGCCTGGGTGGAGTGGAGTGTCTGCTGCTGGCCGTCATGGCCTATGACAGGTTTGTGGCCATCTGCAAGCCCCTGCACTACATGACTATTATGCATCCACAACTCTGCCTGGGCTTGGTGTCAGTGGCCTGGGGCTGTGGAATGGCCAACTCCTTGGTCATGTCTCCAGTGACCCTACGATTACCCCGCTGTGGGCACAACAAGGTAGACCACTTCCTGTGTGAGATGCCAGCCCTGATCTGCATGGCCTGTGTCAACACAGCGGCCATAGAAGGCACTGTCTTTTTCCTGGCCGTGGGCATTGTGCTGTCTCCCCTGGTCTTCATCTTGGTCTCCTATGGCCACATCGTCAGGGCTGTGTTCAGAATCCAGTCATCCTCAGGAAGACACAGAATCTTCAACACCTGTGGCTCCCACCTCACTGTGGTCTCCCTGTTCTACAGGAACATCATCTACATGTACATGCAGCCAGGAAGTAGGTCCTCCCAGGACAAGGGCAAGTTCCTCACCCTCTTCTACAATATCGTCACCCCCATCCTGAACCCCCTTATCTACACCCTCAGAAACAAGGAGGTGAAGGGGGCACTGAGAAGGTTGCTGTTGAAAAACAGAAAAGGGGGCAAGGAGTGA